From Selenomonas ruminantium AC2024, a single genomic window includes:
- a CDS encoding L-lactate permease → MTLLFFAILPILWLILALSGLKMAAWKACPVALLLSLIASVMNFGMPADYMASAFLEGTALACWPILLIITATIYTYHLSVHTGGMEIIKAMLNSVSSDYRVLILLIAFGFGGFLEGMAGFGTAVAIPASMLAGMGINPVSSVAVCLVANFVPSAYGSIGIPLVTLSGIMGTDSAQLATYVALQLSILGLFCPFLMVVIAGGGVKALHGMIPVCLAAGLSYVLAQLGVSYFMGPELAGVAGALCTMGAIIGAVKLFPVRDPAYVLAREEIATVSGKQAFMAWLPYVLIFILLLLTSRLVPTIYESITQVRTSVLIYRGEGGMPYTFHWLATPGMVIFFATFVSGFIQKTPLGDMISVLRKTMVSLRPTFITIISIIATAKVMGYSGMTTTIADHTVAATGLMYPAIAAFIGSVGGFITGSATSTCILLGKLQMDAAIAIGAPLNTQIWIAAANATGACAGKLIAPQSIAIGVAAIGVAGRGSESHLLALTMKVYLPFIVVLGMMVYVGSSLL, encoded by the coding sequence ATGACGCTGCTGTTTTTCGCAATTCTCCCGATCCTTTGGTTGATTCTGGCATTGTCTGGCCTAAAGATGGCGGCATGGAAAGCCTGTCCGGTGGCTCTCTTGTTGTCACTAATTGCAAGTGTGATGAACTTTGGCATGCCTGCCGACTATATGGCCAGTGCTTTTTTAGAAGGGACTGCACTGGCTTGTTGGCCGATTCTTTTGATCATTACTGCCACAATCTACACTTATCATTTATCTGTGCATACTGGTGGTATGGAGATTATTAAGGCCATGCTGAATTCGGTCAGCAGTGATTACCGAGTACTGATTCTCCTGATTGCCTTTGGATTTGGCGGCTTTCTGGAGGGCATGGCGGGTTTTGGGACGGCTGTAGCTATTCCGGCAAGTATGTTGGCAGGGATGGGGATTAATCCTGTAAGTTCTGTGGCTGTATGTCTGGTGGCAAACTTCGTGCCCTCTGCCTATGGTTCCATTGGTATTCCCCTGGTAACACTATCTGGAATTATGGGAACGGACTCTGCTCAGCTGGCAACTTATGTGGCCTTGCAGCTCAGCATATTGGGACTGTTTTGTCCTTTCTTGATGGTTGTCATTGCGGGGGGCGGTGTTAAGGCATTGCATGGGATGATACCTGTCTGTCTGGCGGCAGGGCTTAGTTATGTGCTAGCGCAGCTTGGAGTATCGTACTTTATGGGACCGGAGCTTGCGGGCGTGGCAGGTGCTCTTTGCACCATGGGCGCAATTATTGGTGCGGTAAAATTATTTCCCGTTCGTGATCCAGCTTATGTATTGGCACGGGAGGAAATTGCGACAGTATCTGGCAAACAGGCATTTATGGCCTGGCTGCCCTATGTGCTGATTTTTATTCTGCTCCTCTTGACCAGCAGGCTAGTGCCCACAATCTATGAGTCTATCACACAGGTTAGGACATCGGTTCTAATTTATCGTGGTGAAGGTGGTATGCCTTATACCTTCCATTGGCTTGCGACTCCGGGCATGGTGATTTTTTTCGCTACCTTTGTGAGCGGTTTTATTCAAAAAACTCCTTTGGGCGATATGATAAGTGTCCTACGGAAAACTATGGTCAGTCTGCGCCCTACATTTATCACTATTATCAGCATTATCGCCACGGCAAAAGTTATGGGGTACAGTGGTATGACCACAACCATCGCTGATCATACCGTAGCAGCTACGGGATTGATGTATCCGGCTATTGCCGCTTTTATCGGTTCTGTGGGAGGATTTATAACAGGCTCAGCTACTTCCACTTGTATTCTGCTGGGGAAGTTGCAGATGGATGCGGCTATCGCCATAGGTGCTCCGCTGAATACGCAGATATGGATTGCCGCTGCCAATGCTACGGGAGCGTGCGCAGGAAAACTCATTGCGCCTCAGAGCATAGCTATTGGTGTTGCTGCTATTGGTGTTGCTGGTCGGGGGAGTGAAAGCCATCTGCTGGCTTTGACAATGAAAGTTTACCTTCCTTTTATTGTCGTGTTGGGGATGATGGTCTACGTTGGTAGTAGTTTGTTATAG